One region of Chlorobiota bacterium genomic DNA includes:
- a CDS encoding T9SS type A sorting domain-containing protein: MMFAPCYAVPRLRWIFPFILLLVALLPRLVAAQTPPLDPYTAGRHYLLAFPDTTATVTDPKHPPQQGSQFLIYVFSATDSNAVAVTGAAGTTSQMVGAGKFTQFAISNSPVITQMGTPVANTIEVIAQDPVIVYCYMVTPFGAEAWTPLPVEAWGNDYYTAARQSELLTDYAPSGNDGPAGRRVQGGNQIVVIAQQDSTRLKIFPNGQLAGFVNTSNLVLMAGEAFMVQGLADTATGVRADLGGSFITANKPIGVLTGNTRAMGIDTLGGVTRNSLKNMAVEWLAPAEQHGDDFLFTPTADPLQRAANFVRIYGTSADFKDGYYTIDDAGNSRTFGVVNRGFFEDTNRAGKARYYKPQAPVQVMLTVPGFSRLLSSTKLSNGKTASSYETWGGFMAEITPRNQWGTFAPFITPAEPSGMEHYLSVVTDDARRSNIFYKVGDGPEQPFPFQPTDVAGSGITWGAVKVDAGKECWVRGDGPTARFGGIVYGFKKGREEWRPNQAIPEYEEEVALAYGYPLAPRRRVVGPGDSLSIAATPSGCCGLLVNAQAINQSPVGLEAIALESGAVNTTLTLVNPATPGEVLRSPAATVRLQPTNGALPARATLVFTDRTGRVTRVPFRCAPDSLSLSPSKGIDIGQVPPDTACIEAEVTAINPLQQDLPVESVRLLADTVGFRIVSVTPPVPAVLKPGELLKVKVCLRPDRDSTLFRDSLLFGYPCGSDTLPLAGLSATPCIEVDTLDFGTLRQSDEPVTLTLKICNKGTGTLTFNDDSGSGVMSWLVDNFTVAKSDLDRLKAARLIPRECITLAVTFTPTEIAQYDAWVRFQSNAGDCSDTLIWVARVISDTASAAPDPAELAGYKLFPNTPNPFSEATEIWFNLGRSGQTQIEVFDLSGKRVAVVANQQLSAGQHRHRWQSGGIPAGIYIIRITSGTWRAEQRVTVAR; this comes from the coding sequence ATGATGTTTGCTCCTTGCTACGCTGTTCCCCGGCTTCGTTGGATATTCCCGTTCATTCTTCTTCTGGTGGCCCTGCTGCCGCGATTGGTGGCCGCACAAACGCCACCGCTGGATCCATACACCGCCGGCCGCCACTACCTTCTTGCCTTCCCCGACACCACGGCAACCGTCACCGACCCGAAGCATCCGCCGCAGCAAGGCTCGCAGTTCCTGATCTACGTCTTCTCCGCCACCGATAGCAATGCCGTGGCCGTTACCGGCGCTGCCGGGACCACCAGCCAGATGGTTGGCGCGGGGAAGTTCACGCAGTTTGCCATTTCCAACAGCCCGGTAATCACCCAAATGGGAACGCCGGTCGCCAACACGATTGAGGTGATTGCCCAGGACCCGGTCATCGTCTATTGCTACATGGTAACGCCGTTCGGGGCCGAGGCCTGGACACCGCTTCCGGTGGAGGCGTGGGGGAACGATTACTACACCGCCGCGCGCCAAAGCGAGCTGCTGACCGACTACGCACCCAGCGGCAACGACGGCCCAGCCGGGCGGCGGGTCCAGGGGGGAAATCAAATTGTGGTGATTGCACAGCAGGACAGCACCCGCCTGAAAATCTTCCCGAACGGGCAGCTTGCGGGGTTTGTCAACACCAGCAATCTGGTGCTGATGGCGGGGGAGGCCTTCATGGTTCAAGGGCTGGCCGACACCGCCACCGGAGTCCGTGCCGATTTGGGGGGATCGTTCATCACCGCCAACAAACCGATTGGCGTGCTGACCGGAAACACCCGCGCAATGGGCATTGACACCCTGGGCGGCGTCACCCGCAACTCCCTGAAAAACATGGCCGTGGAGTGGCTTGCCCCCGCCGAGCAGCATGGCGATGACTTCCTGTTCACCCCCACTGCGGACCCATTGCAGCGCGCGGCAAACTTCGTCCGCATCTACGGGACCAGCGCCGATTTCAAAGATGGATATTACACGATTGATGATGCCGGAAACAGCCGCACGTTCGGCGTGGTCAATCGCGGATTTTTCGAGGACACCAACCGGGCCGGAAAAGCCCGATACTACAAGCCGCAAGCCCCGGTCCAGGTGATGCTGACCGTCCCTGGGTTCTCCCGATTGCTCAGTTCCACCAAACTCTCCAACGGCAAAACGGCATCCAGCTACGAGACGTGGGGCGGGTTCATGGCGGAGATCACGCCGCGCAACCAGTGGGGGACCTTTGCGCCATTTATCACCCCTGCTGAGCCGTCGGGGATGGAGCATTACCTAAGCGTTGTCACCGACGATGCCCGCCGCAGCAACATCTTCTACAAAGTTGGCGACGGCCCCGAGCAACCCTTCCCCTTCCAGCCGACCGACGTTGCCGGAAGCGGCATCACATGGGGCGCGGTAAAAGTTGATGCCGGGAAGGAATGCTGGGTTCGCGGCGACGGCCCAACGGCGCGGTTTGGCGGGATCGTCTATGGGTTCAAAAAAGGGAGGGAGGAATGGAGGCCGAACCAAGCGATTCCGGAGTACGAGGAAGAGGTTGCGCTGGCGTACGGGTACCCGCTTGCGCCGCGCCGCCGTGTGGTGGGTCCTGGGGACTCGCTCAGCATTGCCGCAACGCCATCCGGTTGCTGCGGGTTGCTGGTGAATGCGCAAGCGATAAACCAAAGCCCAGTGGGATTGGAAGCGATTGCCCTGGAGAGCGGAGCGGTAAACACCACCCTGACGTTGGTGAACCCGGCCACGCCGGGCGAAGTTTTGCGAAGCCCCGCCGCCACCGTCCGGTTGCAACCAACCAACGGCGCGTTGCCGGCGCGTGCCACCCTGGTTTTCACCGACCGCACCGGGCGCGTTACCCGCGTCCCGTTCCGTTGCGCCCCCGATAGCCTTTCGCTTTCTCCATCGAAAGGGATTGACATCGGGCAGGTCCCCCCCGATACCGCTTGCATCGAAGCGGAGGTGACGGCCATTAACCCGTTGCAGCAGGACCTTCCGGTGGAGTCGGTGCGGTTGCTTGCCGACACCGTGGGGTTCCGCATCGTCTCGGTAACGCCGCCGGTCCCAGCGGTGCTGAAGCCAGGGGAATTGCTGAAGGTGAAAGTCTGCCTGCGCCCGGACCGCGACAGCACGTTGTTCCGCGACAGCCTGCTGTTCGGCTACCCTTGCGGCAGCGATACGCTTCCGCTTGCTGGGCTAAGCGCCACCCCGTGTATCGAGGTTGACACGCTTGATTTCGGGACGCTGCGCCAGTCCGACGAGCCGGTTACGCTGACGCTGAAAATCTGCAACAAGGGAACCGGAACGCTGACCTTCAACGACGACAGCGGAAGCGGGGTGATGAGTTGGCTAGTGGATAATTTCACCGTCGCCAAATCCGATTTGGATCGTTTGAAAGCTGCGCGGCTGATCCCCCGCGAGTGCATCACGCTGGCGGTGACGTTTACGCCAACGGAGATTGCGCAGTACGATGCCTGGGTCCGGTTCCAGTCGAACGCGGGGGATTGCAGCGACACGCTGATCTGGGTGGCGCGGGTGATTTCCGACACCGCAAGCGCCGCGCCGGACCCGGCGGAGCTTGCCGGCTACAAGCTTTTCCCGAACACCCCGAACCCGTTCAGCGAGGCAACGGAAATCTGGTTCAATCTTGGCCGGAGCGGGCAGACGCAGATTGAGGTGTTCGATCTTTCCGGGAAGCGCGTTGCGGTGGTGGCCAACCAGCAATTATCCGCCGGCCAGCACCGCCACCGCTGGCAATCTGGCGGAATCCCCGCCGGCATCTATATCATCCGCATCACCAGCGGCACCTGGCGTGCCGAGCAGCGGGTGACCGTGGCAAGGTAG
- a CDS encoding SDR family oxidoreductase, with the protein MNLELNDKTAVIAASSHGLGKATAARLAREGANVVICARGKEALMKTAEEISAATGRRVEWVQADLTKADDIEMLMDATRIAFGSVDILVTNCGGPKRGSFMALDDKDWREATDLVLMSAVRLIRAAIPYMRTSGGGRIVNVVSISVKQPIEHLMLSNSLRSGVVGLAKTLSTELAPFGILVNNVAAGYALTNRVYDLAIEEARELGISHEEILARYHEDIPLNRMARPEEIADVIAFLASARASYITGATIPVDGGYNMGVM; encoded by the coding sequence ATGAACCTTGAGCTTAACGATAAAACTGCGGTGATTGCCGCAAGCAGCCACGGGCTGGGCAAAGCAACCGCCGCACGCCTTGCCCGCGAAGGTGCCAACGTGGTGATTTGCGCACGCGGAAAAGAAGCGTTGATGAAAACCGCCGAGGAGATCAGCGCCGCAACCGGACGGCGCGTGGAATGGGTCCAGGCGGACCTGACAAAAGCCGATGACATCGAGATGCTGATGGATGCCACGCGCATCGCTTTCGGCAGCGTGGATATTCTGGTGACCAACTGCGGCGGACCAAAACGGGGGAGCTTCATGGCCCTTGATGACAAGGATTGGCGCGAGGCCACGGACCTGGTGCTGATGAGCGCGGTCCGCTTAATCCGCGCCGCAATCCCGTACATGCGGACCTCCGGCGGCGGGCGGATTGTGAACGTGGTTTCGATCTCGGTGAAGCAGCCAATCGAGCATCTGATGCTCTCCAACTCCTTGCGAAGCGGGGTGGTCGGGTTGGCCAAAACCCTTTCCACCGAGCTTGCGCCGTTCGGCATTTTGGTGAACAACGTCGCCGCCGGCTACGCCCTGACCAACCGTGTGTACGACCTGGCGATTGAGGAAGCGCGCGAGCTGGGAATCTCCCACGAGGAAATTTTAGCGCGATACCATGAGGACATCCCGCTGAACCGAATGGCGCGCCCGGAGGAGATTGCCGACGTGATCGCCTTCCTTGCTTCGGCCCGTGCCAGCTACATCACCGGGGCCACCATTCCGGTGGATGGCGGCTACAACATGGGGGTGATGTAA
- a CDS encoding thiol-activated cytolysin family protein, with protein MKTTMKRTRFHHLTIALSGLFIAGLGLATTTTAQPVVKRTALVQKKNIRKISGLQNYQQIITKIVSRTGSSGSAPRVMASATNSSGKIELITGGVFDRKATASGNQRQESGSSVICQARPFRLDFTTVGSFDIFRGMNLTNIFPGNIVTPQGVLNGTFVTKSGLPSRKPITLSTNLLQTNTNLAPVTVSGPINATTVDQAVDALINQHRGATIPTQSSAQAQFLSSSLETAAELQVSAGALLPLEELGIPGTAGIQREFGASGSTQTKIERYTVSLFEPMYTVTIGESGPTLFQDPNAAANVDAAVISSVTYGRVLLLSIEGIGGSAKLQAFFRDRLSLGLEIEGSSVGVNSETDANASISGEFQMLSLKATIIGGNSREGNALTAAILTGDDAKAKLRAYITARSSTVLSAATAAVPIAYTMEHAKGNQAIGVRFTTEGDILFGCELVKKLRIELLSMKVTHVVDNPLTGNNEDLYGTMTARVTQGTLSGEPTTKKLWDYNSSAPLQLGQGRSETYNNKVFETTIAPDRIDNFKVQFDEAVQDHFDGGESAANLGRTSASYEFTGESNKFTAQDLRLQNGSATRTMKLQESNGDSKLEVVVRFTLVN; from the coding sequence ATGAAGACGACCATGAAACGGACACGATTCCACCACCTGACGATTGCATTATCCGGCCTGTTCATCGCGGGCTTGGGGCTGGCAACCACAACAACAGCACAGCCGGTTGTGAAACGAACAGCCCTGGTGCAGAAAAAGAACATCCGAAAGATCAGCGGATTGCAGAACTACCAGCAGATCATAACCAAAATTGTGAGCCGCACCGGAAGCAGCGGATCCGCGCCCCGCGTGATGGCATCGGCAACCAACAGCAGCGGGAAGATTGAACTGATTACCGGCGGGGTGTTCGACCGCAAAGCCACGGCATCGGGGAACCAACGGCAGGAGAGCGGGTCCTCGGTGATTTGCCAGGCGCGCCCGTTCCGGCTTGACTTCACCACCGTCGGCAGCTTCGACATCTTCCGGGGAATGAACCTTACGAACATCTTCCCGGGGAACATCGTCACGCCGCAAGGGGTCCTGAACGGGACGTTCGTTACGAAGTCTGGGTTGCCGTCGCGCAAGCCAATCACCCTTTCCACCAATCTGCTGCAAACCAACACCAACCTTGCGCCCGTTACCGTTTCGGGACCAATCAACGCCACAACCGTGGACCAGGCGGTGGATGCGTTAATCAACCAGCACCGCGGCGCAACCATTCCAACGCAATCTTCGGCCCAGGCACAGTTCCTTTCTTCATCGCTGGAAACCGCTGCCGAGCTGCAAGTCTCCGCCGGGGCATTGCTTCCGCTGGAGGAATTGGGGATACCAGGAACCGCCGGGATCCAACGCGAGTTCGGCGCAAGCGGATCCACCCAAACCAAAATTGAACGCTACACGGTCTCCTTGTTCGAGCCAATGTACACCGTCACGATTGGGGAATCGGGGCCAACGTTGTTCCAGGACCCGAACGCCGCCGCCAACGTTGATGCAGCGGTCATCAGCTCCGTCACCTACGGGCGCGTTCTGCTCCTTTCCATTGAAGGGATTGGCGGTTCAGCAAAGCTGCAAGCCTTCTTCCGCGACCGGCTGAGCTTGGGCCTAGAGATTGAGGGAAGCTCCGTTGGGGTGAATTCCGAAACGGACGCCAACGCAAGCATCAGCGGCGAATTCCAGATGCTGAGTTTGAAGGCAACGATTATCGGCGGAAATTCACGCGAGGGGAACGCGCTAACAGCCGCCATTTTAACCGGCGACGACGCAAAAGCAAAGCTGCGTGCCTACATCACCGCACGTTCTTCCACGGTCCTAAGCGCGGCAACCGCTGCGGTGCCAATCGCCTACACGATGGAGCACGCAAAGGGGAACCAAGCAATCGGCGTTCGGTTCACCACCGAAGGGGACATCTTGTTCGGCTGCGAGCTTGTGAAAAAATTGCGCATTGAGCTGCTAAGCATGAAGGTGACACACGTGGTGGATAACCCGCTGACCGGAAACAACGAAGACCTGTACGGAACAATGACCGCCCGCGTAACCCAGGGGACGTTGAGCGGCGAACCAACAACCAAAAAACTGTGGGATTACAACAGCAGTGCGCCGCTGCAGCTTGGCCAAGGAAGGTCCGAGACGTACAACAACAAGGTGTTCGAGACGACGATTGCCCCGGACCGCATTGACAACTTCAAAGTGCAGTTCGACGAGGCAGTGCAGGATCATTTCGACGGCGGGGAATCGGCCGCAAACCTTGGCAGAACCTCTGCAAGCTATGAGTTCACCGGCGAAAGCAACAAGTTCACCGCGCAAGACCTTCGCCTGCAGAATGGCTCCGCAACACGCACCATGAAGCTGCAAGAATCGAATGGAGATTCCAAGCTGGAGGTGGTGGTCCGGTTCACGCTGGTGAATTAA
- a CDS encoding ATP-binding cassette domain-containing protein, which produces MIELVNCSKTFGAGTPNLVRALDALDLAIPHQQFLVVIGANGSGKSTLLNAIAGTFAPDSGSIRINGIAVEQQPAHQRAQFIGRVFQNPFAGTAPTMTVAENLRLAALRGLPKRPLVGLNRAFRNQLRDRVAALGMQLEDRMETPIGLLSGGQRQALTLLMATFRPPSILLLDEHTAALDPASAEKVMELTARIVSEGSLTTLMVTHDMDHATRVGQRLVMMEWGRIALDIAGAEKATTTPTMLLEQFARRK; this is translated from the coding sequence ATGATAGAGTTGGTGAACTGCTCCAAAACATTCGGCGCGGGAACCCCGAACTTGGTGCGCGCGCTTGATGCCCTGGACCTTGCTATTCCCCACCAACAATTTCTTGTGGTGATTGGGGCGAACGGGTCGGGGAAATCCACACTGCTGAACGCCATTGCCGGAACCTTTGCGCCCGACAGCGGAAGCATCCGCATCAACGGGATAGCCGTTGAACAGCAGCCGGCACACCAGCGTGCGCAGTTTATTGGGCGGGTGTTCCAAAACCCATTTGCCGGAACCGCGCCAACAATGACCGTTGCCGAGAACCTTCGGCTTGCCGCGCTGCGGGGGCTTCCCAAACGCCCGCTGGTTGGGTTGAACCGCGCATTCCGCAACCAACTGCGGGACCGCGTGGCCGCGCTGGGGATGCAGTTGGAGGACCGGATGGAAACCCCAATCGGCCTGCTTTCCGGTGGGCAACGCCAAGCCTTGACGCTCCTGATGGCCACCTTCCGCCCGCCCAGCATCCTGCTGCTTGATGAACACACCGCCGCGCTGGACCCAGCCAGCGCCGAAAAAGTGATGGAGCTAACCGCACGAATCGTCAGCGAAGGAAGCCTAACCACCCTGATGGTGACTCACGACATGGACCACGCCACCCGCGTTGGCCAGCGGCTGGTGATGATGGAGTGGGGAAGAATTGCCCTGGATATCGCCGGGGCGGAAAAAGCAACCACCACCCCCACAATGCTGCTGGAACAATTCGCCCGCAGGAAATAG
- a CDS encoding ABC transporter permease → MDLWFGAVALGLAYAFLGMGVFITMRIYNFPDITADGSLTVGAAITAALLTHGWDPFAVVAVATAGGFLAGTLTGLIHTKLKVNGLLAGILVMTALYSINLRIMGRATMPLLDIPTVITPFAALLPSDSPAYLPPIILFSLLAAAALLFLSFLFRTDFGLAMRATGDNETMIAAQGVSTDRMKIVGIGLSNALIAASGSLVAQYQSFADIGMGIGIVVFGLASVIIGETIAGAFPKGQRMGLRLLCVLLGTILFRELVAVVLKLGLAPSDLKIATAFFVLLAIILPQSKFLTRRKG, encoded by the coding sequence ATGGACCTTTGGTTTGGTGCCGTCGCGCTTGGGCTTGCGTATGCCTTCCTGGGAATGGGGGTGTTCATCACCATGCGCATCTACAACTTCCCCGACATCACCGCCGACGGCTCGCTGACGGTTGGCGCGGCAATCACCGCCGCGCTGCTGACGCACGGCTGGGACCCGTTTGCGGTGGTGGCGGTGGCAACCGCTGGCGGATTCCTTGCCGGAACCCTAACCGGGCTGATCCACACCAAGCTGAAAGTGAACGGTCTGCTTGCCGGCATTTTGGTGATGACCGCCCTCTACTCCATCAACCTTCGGATTATGGGGCGGGCAACAATGCCGCTGTTGGATATCCCCACCGTCATCACCCCGTTTGCGGCCTTGCTCCCTTCCGATTCCCCCGCCTACCTTCCGCCGATTATCCTTTTCTCCCTTCTTGCCGCCGCTGCCTTGCTCTTCCTCTCCTTCCTGTTCCGCACCGATTTCGGTTTGGCAATGCGTGCCACCGGCGATAACGAAACCATGATTGCCGCGCAAGGCGTAAGCACCGACCGGATGAAGATTGTGGGGATTGGATTATCCAACGCGCTGATTGCCGCCAGCGGCAGCTTGGTGGCCCAGTACCAGAGCTTTGCCGACATCGGGATGGGAATTGGGATTGTGGTGTTTGGGTTGGCAAGCGTTATCATCGGCGAGACGATAGCCGGGGCGTTTCCCAAAGGGCAACGCATGGGGCTGCGGCTGCTTTGCGTTCTGCTGGGGACCATCCTGTTCCGCGAGCTTGTGGCGGTGGTGCTGAAATTGGGCCTTGCGCCAAGCGACCTGAAGATTGCCACGGCGTTCTTTGTGCTGCTGGCAATCATCCTTCCACAAAGCAAATTTTTGACCAGGAGGAAGGGATGA
- a CDS encoding sigma-70 family RNA polymerase sigma factor, translating into MHSTKATTSPLGGYSSIPAAPSPTPNTTPNHDNEQERFEREAMPHRNYLYRVALRLTWNSDEAEDLVQDTFLKAWRFFDKFQPGTNCRAWLFRILRNSYATSMVRTCRNPQGRLPECFEERRASPQDNPEYQCCQRHFDDEVTRALESLPPAFRRMVLLCDVEGFHYEEIAHMEGCPIGTVRSRIHRGRKILREALQVYAGQYGYHPVHFNGPVA; encoded by the coding sequence ATGCACAGCACAAAGGCCACAACATCCCCGCTGGGTGGATACTCCTCGATCCCAGCCGCACCAAGCCCAACGCCAAACACCACGCCGAACCACGACAACGAGCAAGAGCGGTTCGAGCGCGAAGCAATGCCGCACCGCAACTACCTGTACCGCGTGGCCCTGCGATTAACCTGGAACAGCGATGAAGCCGAAGATTTGGTGCAAGACACCTTCCTGAAGGCTTGGCGGTTTTTCGACAAATTCCAACCCGGGACCAACTGCCGCGCATGGCTGTTCCGAATCCTGCGGAACAGCTACGCCACCAGCATGGTCCGCACCTGCCGCAATCCACAAGGAAGGCTCCCGGAGTGTTTTGAGGAACGGAGGGCATCGCCGCAGGACAACCCGGAATACCAATGCTGCCAACGCCATTTCGATGATGAAGTCACCCGGGCGTTGGAGTCGCTTCCCCCCGCATTCCGCCGCATGGTTCTTCTGTGCGACGTTGAAGGTTTCCACTACGAAGAGATTGCCCACATGGAGGGCTGCCCCATCGGAACCGTCCGCTCAAGAATCCACCGCGGCAGAAAGATTTTGCGGGAAGCATTGCAGGTCTATGCCGGGCAATATGGATATCACCCTGTGCATTTTAACGGACCTGTCGCGTAG
- the glgP gene encoding alpha-glucan family phosphorylase encodes MRPILTFTVTHPLPAPLSRLYELAHNLYWVWNPTIREFLRSIDPQLWHSTNHHALKVLSSLSAKRLQELAADAQFLERYQSALAELDAYLSQPGWYQAEGRGERKECIAYLSAEFGLHESIPLYSGGLGVLSGDHTKSASDLKLPFVCVGLMYQLGYFQQRLANDGTQLESYTLNDTTLLPVSLVSDEKHRPIRISVEYPKGPVFAQIWKLSVGAVPIYLLDTNIRENTIPEYRDIGDYLYGGDQETRIMQEIMLGIGGMRALRAMGLTPTVTHSNEGHSAFLMLERIRTTMAELGMSFAEAAELVAAGSAFTTHTPVPAGNDVFSVEQIERYFSGYWPQLGLSREQFLALGRIDPANASESFHMPVLALRLTSQHNGVSQLHGEVSQQMWEGVWPNVPRHENPIVGITNGVHTLTWIADEMRDLLGRYFGTDWHQRIADPATWAAVDAIPNQELWRLTNTLRQGMIEYLRWRLDEQITELYAGSPTGRNLDQVLDPNALTIGFARRFATYKRATLLFRDPERAARLFNNPERPVQMVVAGKAHPKDAAGKEFIRQLIQIAHQHGLEGKVIFVEDYDMALGRRLVQGCDVWLNNPRRPLEASGTSGMKAAINGTLNVSILDGWFPEAYDGKNGFQIGDVRGLHSTDAQDEIESRHLYRVLENQVIPCFFDRDPDGIPHRWVEMQKHALKTMAPQFSSDRMVAEYATRFYFPCSDRYARLHANNGQAVRQLIVWKRWIAEQWGGVSVLQCSAELVGNMKIGDTLRVTATIALGQLSPKDLLVEAYYGNIDPEGLIADGEGALLTLQESGSGVALYEGLAPLTRPGLGGLTVRVIPYHPDLAHKFEMKRVTFAPVEAGE; translated from the coding sequence ATGCGTCCAATTCTCACGTTCACCGTAACCCATCCCCTTCCCGCGCCCCTTTCACGATTGTACGAGCTTGCCCACAACCTCTATTGGGTTTGGAACCCAACAATCCGCGAGTTCCTCCGCTCCATTGATCCGCAGCTGTGGCACTCCACCAACCATCACGCGCTGAAGGTCCTTTCCTCATTATCGGCCAAACGGCTGCAGGAGCTTGCTGCCGATGCGCAATTTCTTGAGCGGTATCAATCGGCCCTTGCGGAATTGGATGCGTATCTGTCGCAACCGGGCTGGTATCAAGCGGAAGGAAGAGGGGAACGGAAGGAGTGCATCGCGTATTTATCGGCGGAGTTCGGGCTGCATGAATCTATCCCGCTTTACTCCGGCGGCTTGGGCGTGCTCTCCGGCGATCACACCAAATCTGCCAGCGATCTGAAACTGCCGTTTGTCTGCGTTGGGCTGATGTATCAGCTGGGATATTTCCAGCAACGCCTTGCCAACGACGGCACCCAGTTGGAAAGCTACACCCTTAACGACACGACTTTGCTTCCGGTTAGCTTGGTTTCCGACGAAAAACACCGCCCCATCAGAATTTCTGTGGAGTATCCAAAAGGGCCGGTGTTCGCCCAAATCTGGAAACTCTCCGTTGGCGCGGTTCCGATCTACCTTCTGGACACCAACATCCGCGAGAACACCATCCCGGAATACCGCGACATCGGCGACTACTTATATGGCGGCGACCAAGAAACCCGCATCATGCAGGAGATCATGCTGGGAATTGGGGGGATGCGGGCCTTGCGCGCAATGGGCCTTACGCCAACCGTCACCCACAGCAACGAAGGGCACAGCGCGTTTTTGATGCTGGAGCGAATCCGCACCACTATGGCCGAGCTTGGAATGAGCTTTGCCGAAGCTGCCGAGCTTGTTGCCGCCGGCTCCGCCTTCACCACCCACACCCCCGTCCCGGCGGGGAACGATGTCTTTTCGGTGGAGCAGATCGAGCGATACTTTTCCGGCTACTGGCCGCAACTGGGCTTATCCCGCGAGCAGTTTTTGGCACTGGGAAGAATTGACCCCGCCAACGCCTCCGAATCGTTCCATATGCCGGTGCTGGCGTTGCGGCTTACCAGCCAGCATAACGGGGTAAGCCAGCTCCACGGCGAAGTCTCGCAACAGATGTGGGAAGGGGTTTGGCCGAACGTCCCCCGGCATGAGAACCCCATTGTTGGCATCACCAACGGCGTGCACACCCTAACATGGATTGCCGACGAAATGCGGGACCTGTTGGGGCGATATTTCGGCACCGACTGGCACCAGCGGATTGCCGACCCCGCAACCTGGGCCGCGGTGGATGCAATCCCCAACCAGGAGTTGTGGCGGCTTACCAACACGCTGCGGCAAGGGATGATTGAATATCTGCGGTGGCGGCTGGATGAACAGATCACCGAACTCTACGCCGGCTCGCCAACCGGGCGCAATCTGGACCAGGTGCTGGACCCCAACGCCCTCACCATTGGGTTTGCCCGGCGGTTTGCCACCTACAAACGGGCAACGCTTCTGTTCCGCGACCCCGAGCGTGCGGCGCGGCTGTTCAACAATCCCGAACGCCCCGTGCAGATGGTGGTTGCCGGCAAGGCCCACCCAAAAGATGCTGCGGGGAAGGAGTTCATCCGCCAGCTGATTCAAATTGCCCACCAGCATGGGTTGGAAGGGAAAGTGATCTTTGTGGAAGATTATGACATGGCGTTGGGGCGCAGGCTGGTGCAGGGGTGCGACGTTTGGCTGAACAACCCGCGCCGCCCCCTTGAAGCCAGCGGAACCAGCGGGATGAAGGCCGCAATCAACGGCACGCTGAACGTCTCAATCTTGGATGGATGGTTCCCCGAGGCCTACGATGGAAAGAATGGATTCCAGATTGGGGACGTGCGCGGCCTGCACAGCACCGACGCGCAAGATGAGATCGAATCGCGCCACCTCTATCGGGTTCTGGAAAACCAGGTGATCCCCTGCTTCTTCGATCGCGACCCGGACGGAATCCCACACCGCTGGGTGGAGATGCAAAAGCACGCCCTGAAAACCATGGCCCCCCAATTCAGCAGCGACCGGATGGTGGCCGAATACGCAACCCGATTCTACTTCCCCTGCAGCGACCGCTACGCACGGTTGCACGCCAACAACGGCCAGGCCGTGCGGCAGCTTATCGTGTGGAAACGCTGGATTGCCGAGCAATGGGGGGGCGTAAGCGTCCTTCAGTGCAGCGCGGAGCTGGTGGGGAACATGAAAATTGGCGACACGCTGCGGGTGACGGCAACCATTGCGCTGGGCCAGCTTTCCCCAAAAGACTTGCTGGTGGAGGCCTACTACGGCAACATTGATCCCGAAGGGCTGATTGCCGACGGGGAAGGGGCGCTGCTAACCTTGCAAGAATCGGGAAGCGGCGTGGCCCTGTACGAAGGGCTTGCCCCGCTTACCCGCCCAGGGCTTGGCGGGCTGACGGTTCGGGTGATCCCATATCACCCCGACCTTGCCCACAAGTTCGAGATGAAACGGGTCACCTTCGCGCCGGTTGAGGCGGGGGAGTGA